One Salvia splendens isolate huo1 chromosome 12, SspV2, whole genome shotgun sequence genomic window carries:
- the LOC121757256 gene encoding pentatricopeptide repeat-containing protein At3g62890-like: MVCALPSISCCISSSLTTGKGQSFQISPKPPLETELLHKFNSVSELKLVHSLLIKSGSPLSHLPLSRVASVCALTPSFLYAQRIFQQVGQSETSAWNSCLRDFAESDTPFDAILLFHQLRRHNVCLDSFTCSFVLKACVKLMDLSHGRIVHALVVKLGLLFNLVLQNVILHMYASCGEINDAIILFDKMSQRDVVTWNTMIMQLVKRGDIASAHRMFLEMPDRNLRSWTAMIAGFVRCGKPKKAIDIFREMKQVGLKPNEATVVAVLAACADLGDLDLGRWIHDYSDKSGFTENVLVCNKLIDMYIKCGCLQAAKDVFEGMKKRTVVSWSAMIQGLALHGNVDEALGLFSKMIQTGVKPNDVTFVGLLNACSHMGLINEGRAFFARMTSDFAITPSIEHYGCMVDLLSRAGLLQEAYEFINQMPITPNAAIWGALLGGCKVHKDIEMAEVAMRHVHELDPHNDGYYIVLANIYSEAKKWEDTARVRKLMKERGLKKTYGCSSITINGLVHEFVAGDESHSQSEEIIEKWNELLVPLRQKGYVPNTSVVLLDMEENEKERYVFGHSEKLALVFGLINLPPRETVRIFKNLRVCEDCHAAFKLLSEIVKREIVVRDRNRFHIFKDGCCSCKDYW; this comes from the coding sequence ATGGTTTGTGCACTACCCTCTATATCTTGTTGTATAAGTTCTTCCTTAACCACTGGAAAAGGACAGAGTTTCCAAATTTCACCGAAGCCCCCATTGGAAACAGAGCTATTGCATAAGTTCAACTCTGTATCCGAGCTCAAATTAGTGCATTCTCTTCTCATCAAATCAGGCTCACCTCTCTCACATCTCCCACTATCCCGTGTAGCCTCAGTTTGTGCTCTCACTCCCAGTTTCCTCTACGCTCAACGAATTTTTCAGCAAGTAGGCCAGTCAGAAACCTCCGCTTGGAATTCTTGCTTAAGAGACTTTGCTGAAAGTGATACCCCGTTTGATGCCATCTTGTTGTTTCATCAATTGCGAAGGCACAATGTTTGCCTCGACAGTTTTACTTGCTCCTTCGTTCTCAAGGCATGTGTGAAGTTGATGGACCTTTCTCACGGGAGAATAGTTCATGCGCTCGTTGTGAAACTAGGCCTTCTGTTCAACTTGGTTCTTCAAAATGTGATATTGCATATGTACGCATCGTGTGGGGAGATCAATGATGCAATTATACTGTTTGACAAGATGTCACAGCGTGATGTTGTTACATGGAATACGATGATCATGCAGCTAGTGAAGAGGGGTGATATAGCTTCAGCACACCGAATGTTTTTGGAGATGCCTGATAGGAATTTGAGGTCGTGGACAGCTATGATCGCAGGTTTTGTTCGTTGTGGGAAGCCTAAGAAGGCTATTGATATCTTCAGAGAAATGAAACAAGTGGGCTTGAAACCTAATGAAGCAACTGTGGTGGCTGTTCTGGCAGCCTGTGCAGATTTGGGCGATCTTGATCTTGGGAGGTGGATTCATGATTATTCGGATAAGAGTGGGTTTACGGAAAATGTCCTAGTTTGTAACAAACTGATTGATATGTATATCAAATGTGGATGTTTACAAGCTGCAAAAGATGTTTTTGAGGGtatgaagaaacgaacagttGTCTCGTGGTCAGCCATGATTCAAGGTCTAGCACTCCATGGAAATGTAGATGAAGCTTTAGGCCTTTTCTCCAAAATGATTCAAACGGGAGTGAAGCCCAATGATGTCACATTCGTTGGCCTTCTAAATGCTTGTAGCCATATGGGATTGATAAACGAAGGACGTGCATTTTTTGCCAGGATGACCAGTGATTTTGCAATCACTCCGAGTATTGAACACTATGGCTGCATGGTTGATCTATTAAGTCGAGCCGGGCTGCTACAAGAGGCGTATGAGTTCATCAATCAGATGCCTATAACACCGAATGCAGCCATATGGGGCGCCCTTCTCGGTGGGTGCAAAGTTCACAAGGACATCGAAATGGCTGAAGTAGCAATGAGACACGTCCATGAGCTCGACCCCCACAACGATGGCTACTACATTGTGCTGGCAAACATATACTCGGAAGCAAAGAAATGGGAGGATACAGCGAGAGTGAGAAAGTTGATGAAAGAGAGGGGGCTAAAGAAAACATATGGCTGTAGTTCGATTACAATCAACGGTTTGGTTCACGAATTTGTGGCTGGCGACGAGTCCCACTCTCAATCGGAAGAGATAATCGAGAAATGGAACGAATTGCTAGTACCCTTGAGGCAGAAAGGCTATGTACCAAATACATcagttgttctacttgacatggaagaaaatgagaaagAGAGGTATGTTTTTGGTCACAGTGAGAAACTAGCACTAGTATTTGGTCTTATAAACTTGCCTCCGCGAGAAACGGTTAGAATATTCAAGAATCTTCGAGTATGTGAAGATTGTCATGCTGCGTTTAAGTTGCTGTCTGAGATTGTGAAGAGAGAAATAGTTGTGCGTGATCGCAATagatttcatatttttaaagaTGGCTGTTGCTCTTGCAAGGACTATTGGTAG